The DNA window CACGATGTCGATGGCACGGGCGCGCGTCATTTCGGGCGCTTCATCGTCTGCGAGGCCAGGGCCTTCAAGGACCTGTTCGAGATCATCCGTGAGGGTGCGCAGGAAGATCGCATCAGGCGCGATATCGGGCGGGCCCGCACAGATCCGCGCCGTCGATGCCGCCAGTGTGCTGCCGTCCGCGGCGGTGATCTTTACGGTGATGAAACCGTCGCAGGAATCGTCGAAATAGCCGCGGCTCACTGCGATATTGTTATTCAGCCAGGACGGTGCGGGCGATGAGATCGCATAGAGAGAGGGTGGCAGCGTCTCGTTGTAGTACCCCAGCTCTTTGAATGCATCGTCGTCGGCATCGAACCCGACCCAGTTGCCTTTTGCATAGATGCGCTGATCCGCGGAGACGACATCACCGTCTGTGATGTCCTTGCCCTCCTCTGCCACCGGTCCGTAGATCCGGCCGGCACCGGGGGTGAACCTGGCGCGGATCTGCGGGAAGTCTTTTGTGGGCCTGATATAGCGCACGCGCCCGAAATCGATGAATCCGTCCGGGGTGAAATTGGGCGCTTTGCCCCGCAGAACCAGCGGGTCATGGCCTTTGCAGGTGCCTTTGAAAGCCACCTTGTCTTTGGGGTCATTTGTTCGGCGAAAGACCTTGTGATTGGCAACCTCAACCGACCATGACACCTCTGCGCCCGCCGGCAGATCGTCTGTGCTCAGGGGTCGCAGCGTGTCGCCGTCGTGAATGAATACTTCCAGAAAGGGCGCAACCGGCCGGATGTGGTCACCATCGCGGAATGTGATCGTGTCGGGCGTGCTCTGGCTGAGGCTGCCATCCGCGGCCACCTCAAATGTCGGCTCAGGCAGAATTTTCCGGTAGCCCAGCGGATCGTCCGGATCGTCACCAAGTGTAAAACTCTCAACAGGCTTTTGCGAAGAACCAAAGCGACCGATTGCGACAGGCGGCAGCAGCCGGATTTTCAGATTGCTCATGTCAGCTGTCCTCTGGTAACGCCGAGACCGGTCAGGATCGCTTCGGTCCAGGCGAGTGTCTGTCTGTCGATCGGCAGTTGCGTGCGCAGATAGGCGGCGGCCGTGTCGTCGTCATCTGACGCCTCGAGCAGTTCTCCGGCCTGCCTGATTGCGGCCTTCACAAGTTCGCGGTGCAGCATCCAGGTCTCGACCTCTGAATGGGGCATGCGCAGATCAAAGGGCGTCTCGAAAGGCGGACCTGCGAAACGTTCGGCATCCTTGCCGGATTCGCCAAGAGGCATCTGCATCAGCAGGTTAGATACGGTTTTGATGTTGTACATTTCCGCAAAGGTCCGGTGGATGAGCATGGTCTCGCGGTCCTGCACGGGCACCCTGTGCTTTGCGCCTGATTTCAGCCGGTGCCCGAGAAAGGCAAGCAGCATCCGGTAGCGGATATTAGCAAACTTCGCCCAGCTGCGCGTTCGGGGATGGGTTATCTGCGTGCTGCCCCTGACGTCTTTGCGGACGGAGGGATTAGAGGCGACATCGCGGGCGGGCCGGAAATCATCGCCCATCTCTTTGAGCTCCTGAAAGATCACCAGAAACCTGTCGAAGTGCGAGATTTCTTCCAGTTCGGCTGTGCCCATATGCGGGGCCTCACCCTGTTCGCTGACAAGCTGCAGCGCTTTGATCGCCTCTGTGCGGGTGCCCACGGGCATCACCAGCATGTTGGTTTCATTCACTGTCTGAATATCGTCTTCCGACGTCTTTTCGGCAGGGCTGCCATCTGCTGTCAGCATCTTCGGCGCCGGCCGGTAACGGCGGCCCCAGTCATCCCAGTCAGCCTGTGCGGAGTAGGTATCTTCCTGAAAGACGCTGTCGGGAATGCGGTCTTCGTCTTTCAGCAGGTTAATGATCTCGGAATAGATAACGTCCACCGAATGAGCCTCGACATCGCGCGGCATGCGCAGATCGACCCGGCGTCTGATCTCGTCATAGTCAAAGCGTTTGTAGAGAATGTATCGTTTCGCCATTGCAGGGTGGATGCGTTTACCACCCGATGTCAGACGCGCAGCATCGGTTTCCAGCGTTTTCAGCGGTGGCGCTTCGGTAAAGGCATAAGCGGCAACGGAGGACAGCGAAAACGGCTCAAGACGAAACGGGAAGGGATAGTATTCGACGTCCCAGGGGAAATTCTGCCGGGCGAGGTTCATCGGCGCGCCCAGCAACCGCAGGAGGTTCTGCACGGTGATGAAATGGCCCATTTCCTCACGCGCGACGGTCAGAATATGGTCCCGCCAGCTTTCCAGCTTTTGCACAACGTCAGGCGGGTGGCCCCGTGTATCGATGGAATAGGCGGCGTAAAGATACTGCACCATAAGGCCGTGCTCGATCTCAGCCCCCACATTCAGAAGCATCACAAGATGATCGCGCCACGAGACTTCCGGAGCCGTCCGGTCGCTGGTTTTTCCGTCGGTTGCTGATCTGGTGTCGTCGGGAGCCATGATGTTGTCCTGTGATGTTTTCTTCAGCACGGATGCGGATATCCGGGCAGCCGGCCGGCGTCAGGCACGGCCTTTGTCACCTCGTCCGGTGCGCGGGCGTAACCCGTTGACGAAACTGAAAATTCGGAAATCGTACCCCACCCGCCGATGTTAGGCCTTAAAGCTGATTCCAATCAACCTCGGAGGACAGACAGCGCAGGCGGACATAACCGCGCAGCCGGGAAAATCTGTTGTCCGGGCCCTGAAAAAATGGCCTGCTGGAAGGGCAACAGCATTTAGGAGCCAATCTGATGACAGATAAACCAGCAGCAGCCAGCACATCGGCATTCACGCGCACGCCCGTGAACCCCGTCAGCTGGGCGACGGAGTACTATAATCAGGGTGAAGTCATTTCGGGGGCCACAAAAACGCTGCGGATCGCTGGCCAGGTTTCTGTGGTGCCGGACCCCGGCAGCGAGTGGGGCGTCAAACCGTCAAAGGCCGGCGACATGCGCGATCAGATGGCGGGGGCACTTGCCGCGCTGGACGACGTGCTGAAAGCGGCGGGCATGCGCCGGGAAAATCTCGCACATATGCAGTTCTTCGTGACGGACATGCAGGCCGGTCTGGGGGCTGTGGATATTCTGATGGACTGGCTCGGCCCGTGCCGCCCGCCGCAGTCCTTCATCGGTGTGTCGGAGCTTTTTATGGACGGGCTTGTGATCGAGATCGAAGGGTCGGCTGTCGCCTGATGCGCGCACCGGCCTTTCCCGGACTGACCGTGCGCCAATGCTGTTCAGGCAGGTGGTTTGCAGTGCTTTGTATTTCCGTTTGCCGATCCGGGAGCCGGTCACGGTCGCGGATTCAGTTTTTCGGGTAATGTCAGATGGAACACAGCCTGAATTTACCTGCCAAACTCCCGGTCTGACAGTGTGTACAGCCGGGATATGAGGATGAAGATTTCAGACACCGGCAACGACTCTGTGCCGGCGATCACGCAGATTTTCCGCATCTTACAGGCAGGGCTCTGGCCGGACGAAAGAGTTCCGGAGGAACCGGGCCATGGCGCAGCGATTGAGGAAACGGCGCAGTGAAGATCTGCTGTCAGAATGGCGCCGGTGTTTAATGGAGGCGTGGCATCGGGGAACCACCCGGCACGGTCAGGCGGTATCCATGCCAGTGGTCTGACGAAAGCGGTTGATGTGGTGGTATGGTAGGCCCGGCAGGACTTGAACCCGCAACCAAAGCGTTATGAGCGCTCTGCTCTAACCAGTTGAGCTACAGGCCCGCCATATCACAGGGGGTAAGGCTGCGGGGCGGCGGCGTCAAGAGCCGCTCTTTGCGATGTCGCGCGTTGCAGTCGGACGTTTTATGTTCTAACCCGCCGTGAGAGACGGCAGCGATGGAGATGCGGGCGATGAGCACACCGAAAAACGGAATGACATATGCCGACGCCGGGGTGGATATCGATGCCGGCAATGCTCTGGTCGACCGCATCAAACCGGCCGCAAAACGGACCACCCGCCCCGGTGTGATGTCCGGTCTTGGCGGGTTCGGCGCTCTCTTTGATCTCAAAGCTGCCGGATATACCGACCCGGTCCTGGTGGCTGCAACAGATGGTGTGGGCACCAAACTGCGTATCGCAATCGATACCGGTCATGTCGACGGCGTGGGTGTCGACCTCGTGGCAATGTGTGTCAACGATCTGGTGTGTCAGGGCGCTGAGCCTTTGTTCTTTCTGGATTATTTTGCGACCGGCGCGCTGGATACTGATAAGGCCGCACGCATCATCGAAGGTATTGCACGTGGGTGTGAAGGTGCCGGATGTGCGCTCATCGGCGGTGAGACGGCCGAGATGCCGGGCATGTATCCGCCCGGTGACTTCGATCTTGCAGGGTTTGCCGTGGGGGCGATGGAGCGCGGCCATGATCTGCCCTCCGGTGTGGTCGCGGGGGACGTTCTGCTGGGGCTGGCCTCGGACGGCGTACATTCCAACGGCTACAGCCTTGTGCGGCGTCTGGTCGAGGTTTCCGGCCTGACCTGGCAGGATGACTGCCCCTGGTCAGGGCAGCCTCTCGGTGCCGATCTGCTGACACCGACACGGCTTTATGTGCGCCCGGCGCTTGCCGCGGTCAGGGCAGGGGGCGTGCACGCGCTGGCCCACATCACCGGCGGCGGGCTGACGGAAAATCTGCCACGCGTGCTGCCCGAAGGGCTCGGTGCAGGGATTGATCTCGACACCTGGGCCGCGCCGCCGGTCTTTGGCTGGATGGCGAAGACGGGTGACATTGCCGAGGCTGAGATGCTGAAAACGTTTAACTGCGGGCTGGGGATGATCCTCGCGGTCGATGCAACAGAGGCCGATGCCCTCACCGCTCTGCTTGCGGACGCGGGCGAAGATGTCACGCGCATCGGTGTGGTGACGGACACCCCCGGCGTGACCTATAAGGGCAGCCTTTTGTGACCAGACGGGTTGCGGTTTTTATCTCGGGTGGCGGATCCAACATGGTGAAGCTGCTGGAGAGCATGACCGGTGATCATCCTGCGCGCCCCTGTGTGGTGTTCTCCAACAACCCGGATGCAGGCGGTCTGGTCCGGGCGCGCGAGCTTGGTGTCCCAACAGAAGCCCTGCCGCATCAGCCCTTTGCCGGGGATCGCCCCTCCTTTGAGGCCGCGATCAGCACAGCTCTCGCGCGGCATGCGCCTGATATCATCTGTCTTGCAGGTTTCATGCGCAAACTAACGGCCGGTTTCACCGACGCCTGGGCGGGAAAGATGCTCAATATCCATCCCTCACTCCTGCCGAAATACAAGGGCCTGCACACGCATTCACGAGCGCTGGAGGCCGGTGACACCGAACACGGCTGCACGGTGCATGAGGTGACGGCCCGGCTGGATGACGGGCCGGTTCTGGGACAGGCCGTGGTGCCGGTGCTGCCGGAGGATACCCCGGATACGCTTGCGGCCCGTGTGCTGACACAGGAGCACAGGCTTTACCCTGCGGTCCTGCGCCGTTTTGCAGCCGGCGACCGCACACCGGTTTATCTGCGAACCTGATCCCTGGGTGGCGCTGCTGCTGGTCTATCCCCGGAAGGTCGTGTAACAGTTCAGCGTCATCGGTTGAGACCGTACCAACAAACAGAAAATGCCCGTATGAGAACGATTACAACGACCGAAGATCTCGCCGGTTTCTGCGCCGAGGCTGCGGAACATGACTATGTCACCGTCGATACCGAATTCCTGCGCGAGCGCACCTATTATTCAAAACTGTGCCTGATCCAGCTGGCGATGCCGGGGGATACGGACGACACCGCCGTGCTGGTTGATCCGCTGGCCGGGGGGCTCTCTCTTGAACCGCTCTACGAGCTTTTCCGCGACACATCGGTGGTCAAAGTGTTTCACGCGGCCCGGCAGGATCTGGAGATCTTTTTTGTCGATGCCGAAGTCTTTCCGGAGCCGCTTTTCGACACCCAGGTCGCAGCGATGGTCTGTGGCTTTGGCGAACAGGTCGGATACGAAACACTTGTGCGCCGGATCGCTAAAAAGCCGCTGGACAAAACATCGCGCTTCACCGACTGGTCGCGACGGCCTCTGACCGACGCGCAGAAAACCTATGCGCTGGCGGATGTGACCCACCTGCGGGTGATCTATGAATTTCTGGCCGCCCGGCTTGAGGAAACAGAGCGCAGCCGCTGGGTGCACGAAGAACTGCAAGTGCTGACCACGCCGGCCACCTATATTGTGGAGCCGCGCGAGGCCTGGCGACGGGTGAAAACACGCACCAGTTCGCCGAAATTTCTTGCCGTGGTGCGCGAGCTCGCGGCCTTTCGGGAAATCTATGCCCAGGAACGGAACATTCCGCGCAACCGGGTTTATAAAGACGACGCTCTGGTCGAGCTTGCGTCAAACAAACCGAAAAACACCGAAGAGCTTGGGCGCGCCCGTCTGCTGCTGCGCGAAGCGCGCCGTGGCGACATTGCCGACGGGATTCTGGCGGCTGTTGCTGCGGGCGTGAGCTGTCCGGCCGATGATATGCCACGCCCTGACCGCAGCCGCGAAAAGCTGCAGGTCAATCCTGCGCTTGCAGATCTGCTGCGGGTGCTGCTGAAGGCCAAAACCGAAAGTGCGGGGGTCGCGGCACGGCTGATCGCCCCGGCCTCTGATCTTGATGCGATCGCAGCGGGTCTTCGGGATGTGCCGGCGCTCAGCGGATGGCGGCTTGAGGTTTTCGGCGAGGATGCGCTGCGCCTGTGCGATGGCCGGATCGCGCTTGCCGCCGAGGGCGCAGACGTGAGGATTGTGCCGCTGGACTGATCAGCGTCTTGCGGTCTGCGCGTTCTGCAGGCCTTCGACGCGGATTGTGCGGGTGCCGGCCAGAGTCTGATCGGACACTTTACGCGCCACGATCACGTCCCGCGTGGCCGGAGCACCGGCGACCTTCGACTGACTGCGCACGGCTTCGAGCGTGTAGGTCATAACGCCCTCAACAGGTAATTCGTCTTCGTTTGCGGGGATCAGACGCACATCATAGACGCCCTGGACCGCCGCACGACCGGTCGCGCGAACAATAATGCCACCGGGCACGCGCTCGACCGCGACTCCGGTTACCGTATCGACCGGAAAGCCGGGATATACGTAGACTTCATCAATACCTGAGAACAGCCCCGCGCGCTCCGGGATCAGCGGATTGTCCCGCTCCACCGGGACCGCCACGGCGGCTGCACCGTCGCCGTCGCCACCGAACCAGTTGAACGGATTGGCCCGTGTGGAACACCCGGACACAACAAGAGACGAAAGAAGAAGAACGGGGACAATCGTGCGCATAAGGCCTGCTGTATTTTGCTGCTTCCCATGGTGTAGCCTGTCCGCGCTGCATTGAAAAGTGCCTGCGCCGGGACTGGACCTTTGCGGATGCGCGACTTAGGTCTGCAGCAGCCGGTAAAGGAGCGATCATGGCGCAGGAGCAATTTGAAGAACTGGTCGGGGATTTTGAATTTCTGGACGACTGGGAAGACCGTTACCGGCTGGTGATCGAGGAAGGTAAGGCGATGACACCGCTGCCCGATGCGCTGAAGGTTCCGGCAACAAAGGTCGATGGCTGCGCCAGCCAGGTCTGGCTGCATGTGATTACCGACGGGGGCAGGGTGCAGTTTGAGGGCGAAAGCGATGCGATGATCGTCAACGGCCTGATTGCGGTGCTGCGCAGGCTTTATAACGGGCTGACGCCGGGAGATGTTGTCGCCGTCGATGCGCGGGCGGAAATGGGCCGTCTGGGGCTTAATGATCACCTGTCTGCACAGCGCTCAAACGGTCTGCGTGCAATGATTGAGCGGATCCGGGAGGTTGCCGCCGGCGCTGCGTGATCCGGCGGAGGCACCGGACGGTGCCACGACATTGTTTAAAATTCCAGGCGGAATTTGGCTGGGACGCAGATGTCAGAGCCGGGCAAGCGCTGTGGACAGATCACCGTAGCCGGTGAACCGGCGTTCAAAAGTAAGCCCCAGACGCCCGGCACAGGCGCGGGCTTTTTCTGTCAGCTCCGGGTCATCGGTCTGGGCCTGATAGACCAGTTTTTCATAATTCCCAAAATACATGTCGCGCAGTTCCGGGTGCCGGTCGAGGCCCATCGGGCGGATCACGAAAGCATCAAACTGGCGCACCAGAAAATCGGTCAGATAAAAGGTGGTGATCTCAGTATCAGCCCTTTCAGCAAAGCGCTCGTTTCCTTCAAAGAAACTGTAACAATGAGGCCCTGCGATCATCTCAACGCCCATCCGGTCGCAGGCAGTCTGTAACTGCCCGCCGGTGCCGCAGTCGGCATAGACCACAAAGATCCTGTCGAAACCCTCTTTGTGCTTTTCCACCAGGCGTTCCACCTCGTCGGCGATCTTTGCGGGATAGAGGTGCAGTTTCGCCGGCAGACAGGTCAGTTCCAGATGGCTCCAGCCGTTGGCCTCACGCAGGTCAATGATCTCGCGTGCGAGCGCCCCGCAGGCGATCAGCAGCACCTTGCCTGTCCGCGCTGCCAGCGGCAGTCCGGCATCTGTCAGGCTTTTATCGCTGATCTGCTGCAAGAGGCGGCCTCCGTGATGTTAAAACGGCCCGCGCCGGGTTTCCGGGGCAGGCCGCAAACCGGTCTGTCCACCCGGTCAGGCAGATTGCTGATTGTGCTTGCGGCCGACCCATTCCTTGGCGGTTTCAACGGCCACAGCCGCATCGCGGCAATAGGCATCGGCACCGATGGCCCGTCCGAATTCCTCGTTGAGCGGCGCGCCGCCCACCAGCACGATATAATCATCACGCACGCCCTGTTCGACCATCGTGTCGATCACGACCTTCATGTAAGGCATTGTGGTGGTCAGCAGGGCGGACATGCCGAGGATGTCGGGGGCTTCTGTTTCCAGCGCTTCCATGTATTTCTCGACCGCGTTGTTGATGCCGAGATCGACAACCTCGAAACCGGCGCCTTCCATCATCATGCCGACGAGGTTCTTGCCGATGTCGTGGATGTCGCCTTTGACTGTGCCGATCACCATCTTGCCCACGCGGGGCGCGCCGGTTTCGGCCAGCAGCGGTTTGAGGATGAACATGCCGCCCTTCATCGCATTGGCGGCCAGCAGCACTTCGGGCACAAAGAGAATACCATCGCGGAAATCGTGTCCGACGATCGTCATACCCCCCACCAGCGCCTTGGTCAGAATATCATAGGGGGCCCAGCCACGCTCTAGCAGGATATTGACGCCTTCTTCGATCTCTTCTTTGAGGCCGTCGTAGAGGTCGTCAAACATCTGCTGGACAAGCTCTTCATCATCCAGTTCTGAGAGAATGATTTCGTCTTCCTGGTCAGACATGCTTTATCCTTTCGGGGCCGTGCAGGGCGCCCTGCTGCTGATCATTTGTGCCAGAACGGCCTGTGACCACTATGCGAATTGCGACACGGATCATGCATTGCGCGACGTCAGCTGCCAAAAACGGGCCGGTGATCCGCCGCAGGGATATTTTTCGGCTCAGAACCCGGCAGTTACCGCGCATAGCGCGTTCCGCGCCCCGGATCAGCGGGAGGCGCGGCGCCGGCGCGATCCGCGACGGGCCGGGGCCTCTCTGACGTCGTCGCCGGTGCCGTCCCCCCGAGACGAGAAGGCTCCCAGCCGGTCGACAATCTCTTCCAGTGCCGGCGGATGGGTCATGGTGCGCGTGTCCAGTGCCTCGCGCATGTGCCGAAGATGTTCGGGCTGGGTGCCGCAGCAGCCGCCGATAACCTGTGCCCCGCAGGCGCGCGCCATCACAGCGTAATCCGCCATCAGTTCCGGTGTGCCGTCATAATGAATATGGCCGTCGTGATATTTGGGAATGCCGGCATTGCCTTTGGCAATCACCGGGCGCTCAGTGCCCTGGGCTTTGAAGCCGAGGACAGTCCGTAGAAGATCAGAGGCGCCTGTGCCGCAGTTCGCGCCGAAGCAAAGGGGCGCCAGATCGCCCAGATCGTCGACCATGCGCACCATATCCGCGCTTGTCAGACCCATCATCGTTCGTCCGGCAGTGTCAAAGCTCATGGTGCCGCACCAGGGCAGGCCTGCCAGGCTGAACCCTTCGGCGGCGGCGCGGTATTCTTCAGGCGCGCTGATTGTCTCAAGCCAGCCGATATCAGCTCCGCCTGCTTTCAGGCCATCGGCGGTCTCGTGGAACATCTCGACGGCCACGGAATGGCTCAGAGCGCCGACGGGCTCCATGATCTCGCCGGTGGGGCCGACGGAACCCGCGACAATTACCGGCCGACCGGCGGTATCTGCGACCTCACGACCGATTTCGGCGGCAACGCGGCTGAGTTCATGGGCGCGTCTGGCAGCATCATGCAGTTTCAGCCGCGATGCATTCGCGCCAAAGGAATTGGTCAGGAAGAGATCGCAGCCGGCATCCACGGCATCTTTGTAAAGGGTCCGGATCCGGTCGGGGTGGTCGGTATTCCACATCTCCGGCGCATCGCCGGACATCAGGCCCATATTGAAAAGATTTGTGCCTGTGGCGCCGTCTGCAAGCAGAAAGCCTTTGTCGGACAGAAGTTTTTCAAAAATGTTCGACATGGGGTGCCCCGATCATTGCACAGGCCTTCCCATCGCAGACCCTGAGGCATGAGGCAAACGCATAATATTCACGATTGTTATGAATATCACTGCATTCCGTCTGGCTTTGGCCGCTGGCCGGACACACAGAGGCCCGGCCAGCGGTCAAAGTTAAGAAGAAACTTCGGTCATGATCTGGGCTTTGGCGACAGCCATCAGCTCAATCATCTTGGACCGGATGGTTGTTTCGTCTGCCCGATCGCCGAGATCGCCCGAAACCTTGCGATAAACGTCCTCGTCGCCGGCCTCTTCAAAATCCGCCTTCACGACCTCTTTGGCGTATTCGGATGCGGCATCGCCGGACTTGCCCATCAGATCAGCCGCCCAGAGCCCCAGAAGTTTGTTGCGGCGCGCTTCTGCCTTGAACTGCATCTCGGCATCGTGGGCGTATTTGTTCTCAAAGGCGTTTTCGCGGTCGTCAAAGGTGCTCATCAGATGTCTCCTGCTGGGGCTTGTGTCTTTGTGCGACAGATATGCGGACTTACGCGCTGCTGTGCAAGTGGCGCTGTCTTGCAGCATGCCCGGGCTTGCACTAAGAGAGGCGCAAGCGGGGCCTGGCTGGCAGTGCCTCTTTTTGAAAGGACGCCCATGGCCCGGCGCAAGAAAATCTACGAAGGCAAAGCGAAAATTCTTTATGAAGGCCCTGAGCCGGGTACGATCGTGCAGCACTTCAAAGATGATGCGACCGCCTTTAACGCCGAGAAAAAAGCCGTAATCGAAGGCAAGGGTGTTCTCAACAACCGTCTGTCCGAATTTTTCATGACCGGCCTGGGGCAGATCGGCGTGCCTACCCATTTCATCAAACGCCTCAACATGCGCGAGCAGCTTGTGCGCAGCGTCGAGATTGTGCCGCTTGAGATTATCGTGCGCAATTATGCCGCCGGCACGATGTCGAAACGTCTCGGGATCGAAGAGGGCACACAGCTGCCGCGCCCGATCGTGGAATACTGTTATAAAGACGACAAACTGGGCGACCCGCTGGTCACCGAAGAGCATATCGCCGCCTTTGGCTGGGCCAGCCAGCAGGATATGGACGATATTCTCAGCCTTGCGCTGCGGGTCAATGACTTCCTCTCCGGTGTGATGATGGCAGTGGGAATCCGTCTGGTCGATTTCAAAATTGAGGTCGGGCGGGTCTATGACGGTGATTTCCAGCGCCTGATCGTGGCGGATGAGATCAGCCCCGACAGCTGCCGGCTCTGGGACATCGAAACCGGGCAGAAACTCGACAAAGATGTTTTCCGACGCGATCTGGGCAGCCTTACGGATGCCTATACGGAAGTGGCGCAGCGTCTGGGCGTCATGCCGCGCAACCAGCCCGGCGTGACCAAACCCACGCTGATCAACTGACGCCGGGCATCGGATCTGAGTATTTCCGGCCCGAAGAAACGAAGAGGGATACGATCACGATGAAAGCTCGTGTGCATGTGATGCTGAAAAACGGGGTGCTGGATCCGCAGGGCGAGGCGGTCCGGCATGCTCTGGGAGCGCTGGGATTTGACGGCGTAAAGGGCGTGCGTCAGGGCAAGGTTATTGAGCTTGATCTGGCCGATGGCACATCCGAGGCCGAAGTGACCGCGATGTGTGAAAAGCTGCTCGCGAATACGGTGATCGAATCCTACTCGGTGGAGATTGCCTGATGCACGCGGCGGTGGTGGTGTTCCCCGGATCCAACTGTGACCGCGATCTGGCCGTCGCCTTTGAGGCCGCCGGCGCAAAAGTGTCGATGGTCTGGCACAAAGACACGGACCTGCCCGATGGTGTGGACATTGTCGGTGTCCCGGGCGGGTTCTCCTTTGGCGACTATCTG is part of the Roseobacter ponti genome and encodes:
- a CDS encoding ferritin-like domain-containing protein, with translation MAPDDTRSATDGKTSDRTAPEVSWRDHLVMLLNVGAEIEHGLMVQYLYAAYSIDTRGHPPDVVQKLESWRDHILTVAREEMGHFITVQNLLRLLGAPMNLARQNFPWDVEYYPFPFRLEPFSLSSVAAYAFTEAPPLKTLETDAARLTSGGKRIHPAMAKRYILYKRFDYDEIRRRVDLRMPRDVEAHSVDVIYSEIINLLKDEDRIPDSVFQEDTYSAQADWDDWGRRYRPAPKMLTADGSPAEKTSEDDIQTVNETNMLVMPVGTRTEAIKALQLVSEQGEAPHMGTAELEEISHFDRFLVIFQELKEMGDDFRPARDVASNPSVRKDVRGSTQITHPRTRSWAKFANIRYRMLLAFLGHRLKSGAKHRVPVQDRETMLIHRTFAEMYNIKTVSNLLMQMPLGESGKDAERFAGPPFETPFDLRMPHSEVETWMLHRELVKAAIRQAGELLEASDDDDTAAAYLRTQLPIDRQTLAWTEAILTGLGVTRGQLT
- a CDS encoding RidA family protein, which codes for MTDKPAAASTSAFTRTPVNPVSWATEYYNQGEVISGATKTLRIAGQVSVVPDPGSEWGVKPSKAGDMRDQMAGALAALDDVLKAAGMRRENLAHMQFFVTDMQAGLGAVDILMDWLGPCRPPQSFIGVSELFMDGLVIEIEGSAVA
- the purM gene encoding phosphoribosylformylglycinamidine cyclo-ligase, which translates into the protein MSTPKNGMTYADAGVDIDAGNALVDRIKPAAKRTTRPGVMSGLGGFGALFDLKAAGYTDPVLVAATDGVGTKLRIAIDTGHVDGVGVDLVAMCVNDLVCQGAEPLFFLDYFATGALDTDKAARIIEGIARGCEGAGCALIGGETAEMPGMYPPGDFDLAGFAVGAMERGHDLPSGVVAGDVLLGLASDGVHSNGYSLVRRLVEVSGLTWQDDCPWSGQPLGADLLTPTRLYVRPALAAVRAGGVHALAHITGGGLTENLPRVLPEGLGAGIDLDTWAAPPVFGWMAKTGDIAEAEMLKTFNCGLGMILAVDATEADALTALLADAGEDVTRIGVVTDTPGVTYKGSLL
- the purN gene encoding phosphoribosylglycinamide formyltransferase is translated as MTRRVAVFISGGGSNMVKLLESMTGDHPARPCVVFSNNPDAGGLVRARELGVPTEALPHQPFAGDRPSFEAAISTALARHAPDIICLAGFMRKLTAGFTDAWAGKMLNIHPSLLPKYKGLHTHSRALEAGDTEHGCTVHEVTARLDDGPVLGQAVVPVLPEDTPDTLAARVLTQEHRLYPAVLRRFAAGDRTPVYLRT
- the rnd gene encoding ribonuclease D, producing MRTITTTEDLAGFCAEAAEHDYVTVDTEFLRERTYYSKLCLIQLAMPGDTDDTAVLVDPLAGGLSLEPLYELFRDTSVVKVFHAARQDLEIFFVDAEVFPEPLFDTQVAAMVCGFGEQVGYETLVRRIAKKPLDKTSRFTDWSRRPLTDAQKTYALADVTHLRVIYEFLAARLEETERSRWVHEELQVLTTPATYIVEPREAWRRVKTRTSSPKFLAVVRELAAFREIYAQERNIPRNRVYKDDALVELASNKPKNTEELGRARLLLREARRGDIADGILAAVAAGVSCPADDMPRPDRSREKLQVNPALADLLRVLLKAKTESAGVAARLIAPASDLDAIAAGLRDVPALSGWRLEVFGEDALRLCDGRIALAAEGADVRIVPLD
- a CDS encoding SufE family protein translates to MAQEQFEELVGDFEFLDDWEDRYRLVIEEGKAMTPLPDALKVPATKVDGCASQVWLHVITDGGRVQFEGESDAMIVNGLIAVLRRLYNGLTPGDVVAVDARAEMGRLGLNDHLSAQRSNGLRAMIERIREVAAGAA
- a CDS encoding DUF1638 domain-containing protein; this encodes MQQISDKSLTDAGLPLAARTGKVLLIACGALAREIIDLREANGWSHLELTCLPAKLHLYPAKIADEVERLVEKHKEGFDRIFVVYADCGTGGQLQTACDRMGVEMIAGPHCYSFFEGNERFAERADTEITTFYLTDFLVRQFDAFVIRPMGLDRHPELRDMYFGNYEKLVYQAQTDDPELTEKARACAGRLGLTFERRFTGYGDLSTALARL
- a CDS encoding corrinoid protein, producing MSDQEDEIILSELDDEELVQQMFDDLYDGLKEEIEEGVNILLERGWAPYDILTKALVGGMTIVGHDFRDGILFVPEVLLAANAMKGGMFILKPLLAETGAPRVGKMVIGTVKGDIHDIGKNLVGMMMEGAGFEVVDLGINNAVEKYMEALETEAPDILGMSALLTTTMPYMKVVIDTMVEQGVRDDYIVLVGGAPLNEEFGRAIGADAYCRDAAVAVETAKEWVGRKHNQQSA
- the bmt gene encoding betaine--homocysteine S-methyltransferase → MSNIFEKLLSDKGFLLADGATGTNLFNMGLMSGDAPEMWNTDHPDRIRTLYKDAVDAGCDLFLTNSFGANASRLKLHDAARRAHELSRVAAEIGREVADTAGRPVIVAGSVGPTGEIMEPVGALSHSVAVEMFHETADGLKAGGADIGWLETISAPEEYRAAAEGFSLAGLPWCGTMSFDTAGRTMMGLTSADMVRMVDDLGDLAPLCFGANCGTGASDLLRTVLGFKAQGTERPVIAKGNAGIPKYHDGHIHYDGTPELMADYAVMARACGAQVIGGCCGTQPEHLRHMREALDTRTMTHPPALEEIVDRLGAFSSRGDGTGDDVREAPARRGSRRRRASR
- a CDS encoding DUF1476 domain-containing protein; this translates as MSTFDDRENAFENKYAHDAEMQFKAEARRNKLLGLWAADLMGKSGDAASEYAKEVVKADFEEAGDEDVYRKVSGDLGDRADETTIRSKMIELMAVAKAQIMTEVSS
- the purC gene encoding phosphoribosylaminoimidazolesuccinocarboxamide synthase translates to MARRKKIYEGKAKILYEGPEPGTIVQHFKDDATAFNAEKKAVIEGKGVLNNRLSEFFMTGLGQIGVPTHFIKRLNMREQLVRSVEIVPLEIIVRNYAAGTMSKRLGIEEGTQLPRPIVEYCYKDDKLGDPLVTEEHIAAFGWASQQDMDDILSLALRVNDFLSGVMMAVGIRLVDFKIEVGRVYDGDFQRLIVADEISPDSCRLWDIETGQKLDKDVFRRDLGSLTDAYTEVAQRLGVMPRNQPGVTKPTLIN